The genomic interval GGTCACCAACAAACTGCCGGAAGCCTCGCGAGCAACGGCACGGCGGCTGGGCATCGGCCTGGCCATGGTCACCCGCATCCTGCTTCTGCTCGCCATCTCGGCCATCATGGGGTTGACCGCCCCCCTGTTCACCGTGTTCGGCCATGTTGTCTCGGGACGGGATGTCGTGCTGCTGACCGGCGGTCTGTTCCTGCTGGCCAAGGCCACCCATGAGATCCACGACAAGCTGGAAGGTCCCGGCCCGGACGGCAGCCATGTGCGCGCCAACTACTCATACACCAGCGCCATCATCCAAATCCTGCTGCTCGACATGGTCTTTTCCCTGGACTCGGTCATCACTGCCGTGGGCATGGCCCAGCACATCACCGTCATGGTCGCGGCCATAGTCATAGCCGTGCTGGTCATGCTGCTTTTTGCCGGGCCGGTGTCCGAGTTCGTGTCCGCCCACCCCACGGTGCAGATGCTCGCATTCTCCTTCCTGCTCCTGGTGGGCATATTCCTCATGGCCGAGGGCATGCACAAGCACATCGACCGCGGGTACATCTATTTCGCCATGGCCTTTTCGCTGTTCGTGGAGTTCCTCAACCTTCGGATACGAAAGATGCGGAAGGACACATCAGGCAGCGCGGCCTGACGGCACCGGCAGAAGCGGCTACACAAAGAATTCCGGTTTTTTCGGTTCCTTATACAAGGTAAAGAGCCTGATTGCAGCGTCCTTCACCGGACCGGGCTTCATGGATCGGGCCCCTTGCGGGCAACTCTTTATACAGGCGCAGCAGGTGATGCATTTTACCTGATCGATCGCCGCACTGTTTTGCGGATCAACGGCACCGACAGGGCACAGCTCTGCACAGAGACCGCATTGCGCACACTGATCACTCACTTGAATGAAATCGACATTCCACAGCTCCGTCCTCCCTTCGTAAGGATAGGAACCGGGCACCTCGACCTCGCGGACCTCCGCCATGGAGGAAACGGAATCCAGCTTTTCCCGAATTCTCCGGCCGAACCGCGCCGCATGTTTCAAATCCTCTTCATCGGGGCGGCCCTGTGCTGTGGGCTCCTCGGAATTGGAGAACGAGTGTTCCCCGACGTATGCCGCACCGGCAATGGGAACACATCCTCGGCGCGAAACGATATCCTTCAGTTCGAGCAATGCATTTTCATAGGCGCGGTTGCCGTAGACAACCACACAGACC from Pseudodesulfovibrio sp. S3 carries:
- a CDS encoding TerC family protein, yielding MLEGLWTLENLIALITLSGLEIVLGIDNIVFVVVVTNKLPEASRATARRLGIGLAMVTRILLLLAISAIMGLTAPLFTVFGHVVSGRDVVLLTGGLFLLAKATHEIHDKLEGPGPDGSHVRANYSYTSAIIQILLLDMVFSLDSVITAVGMAQHITVMVAAIVIAVLVMLLFAGPVSEFVSAHPTVQMLAFSFLLLVGIFLMAEGMHKHIDRGYIYFAMAFSLFVEFLNLRIRKMRKDTSGSAA
- a CDS encoding EFR1 family ferrodoxin (N-terminal region resembles flavodoxins. C-terminal ferrodoxin region binds two 4Fe-4S clusters.), translated to MKMESVKLVCFSPTGTTRAVVRGIADGLGPVAVELIDITRPEARRQPLRTSENELLVVAVPVYMGRVPALLNEWLNALQGHDTPAVCVVVYGNRAYENALLELKDIVSRRGCVPIAGAAYVGEHSFSNSEEPTAQGRPDEEDLKHAARFGRRIREKLDSVSSMAEVREVEVPGSYPYEGRTELWNVDFIQVSDQCAQCGLCAELCPVGAVDPQNSAAIDQVKCITCCACIKSCPQGARSMKPGPVKDAAIRLFTLYKEPKKPEFFV